One segment of Streptomyces sp. YIM 121038 DNA contains the following:
- a CDS encoding radical SAM protein, with translation MDLLLLFPPLTEATLFPYLSLPYLAGHVRRSGRSAHQVDLSIALVHRLLDGPALAREARALDTARELPSWYRAVVADAALRHLGEVRDFVLTKAPAPRLGPVRAVRLARQAAQLMLRDSALACVWDDFESLDRAVLRLSESPAGSLDFATRSLRGLLGEALDEAAPRAVGISVAFFSQVAPALLVARWIRKLRPGTPVCLGGQQVMLRHDELAAMASVRTAVDALCVTAGEEPLERWLAHLAGEAPRDDVPGMRWLSPEGATAPGRPPTLRFKDVGAPDYGGLEVRSYLNDTVVLSMVSCVGCFWGRCVFCSYGNRSLERGGYQQASPRQLADTVRQIVESTGIDFVTVVDENTNLLLLARAMRLVRESGLRVRFNTRNRLEPVLLDPAFCQELAELGCEGMAVGYEGVTQRLLDRLDKGVRAADFQVILDNLAAADIRVNLSVMGGLLDETEEEAEESLRFLERNREKFAVDAFELMVVEPGTRLLAEPGSFGVALDGSAAFADNRELNYLGGRVGRRHTVVGGPGRPAMLRRLQHGMRRISAAGAGPAEAPARPAALRPHPWIRCAPPGLAPRGGSFLLADPVRDQVYALPKDHVARSAAPGGLLAATSARGRSLLGKLAAADAGVLCDEPPPAPRPSR, from the coding sequence ATGGATCTCCTGCTGCTCTTTCCGCCGCTCACGGAGGCGACGCTCTTTCCCTATCTGAGCCTGCCGTATCTCGCCGGTCACGTCCGCCGGTCCGGCCGCTCCGCGCATCAGGTCGACCTGAGCATCGCATTGGTCCACCGGCTCCTCGACGGACCGGCGCTCGCCCGGGAGGCCCGTGCCCTGGACACGGCGCGGGAGCTGCCGTCCTGGTACCGGGCGGTGGTGGCCGATGCCGCCCTGCGGCATCTGGGCGAGGTCCGCGACTTCGTCCTGACGAAGGCTCCGGCGCCCCGCCTCGGCCCCGTGCGCGCGGTGCGACTGGCCCGCCAGGCCGCCCAACTGATGCTGCGGGACTCGGCGTTGGCGTGCGTGTGGGACGACTTCGAATCGCTCGACCGGGCGGTGCTGCGCCTGTCGGAATCCCCGGCCGGCTCCCTCGACTTCGCGACCCGGAGCCTGCGCGGTCTGCTGGGAGAGGCCCTGGACGAGGCCGCGCCGCGGGCGGTCGGCATCTCGGTCGCCTTCTTCAGCCAGGTGGCGCCGGCTCTGCTCGTCGCCCGGTGGATCCGGAAGCTCCGCCCGGGCACACCCGTCTGCCTCGGCGGACAGCAGGTCATGCTGCGCCACGACGAACTGGCCGCCATGGCCTCCGTACGGACGGCGGTGGACGCGCTCTGCGTCACCGCGGGCGAAGAGCCCTTGGAGCGCTGGCTCGCCCATCTCGCAGGAGAGGCGCCGCGCGACGACGTGCCGGGGATGAGGTGGCTGAGCCCCGAAGGCGCGACCGCCCCCGGCAGGCCGCCCACGCTGCGCTTCAAGGACGTCGGCGCGCCCGACTACGGCGGCCTGGAGGTGCGTTCCTACCTCAACGACACCGTCGTCCTGTCCATGGTGTCCTGCGTGGGCTGCTTCTGGGGGCGCTGCGTCTTCTGCTCCTACGGCAACCGCTCCCTCGAACGCGGCGGCTACCAGCAGGCCTCGCCCAGGCAACTCGCGGACACCGTACGGCAGATCGTGGAGAGCACCGGGATCGACTTCGTCACCGTCGTCGACGAGAACACCAATCTGCTCCTGCTCGCCCGGGCCATGCGGCTGGTGCGCGAGAGCGGGCTGCGCGTCCGGTTCAACACGCGCAACCGCCTGGAGCCGGTCCTGCTCGACCCGGCCTTCTGCCAGGAGCTGGCCGAACTCGGCTGCGAGGGCATGGCCGTCGGCTACGAGGGCGTCACGCAGCGGCTGCTCGACCGGCTGGACAAGGGCGTCCGCGCCGCGGACTTCCAGGTCATCCTCGACAACCTCGCGGCGGCGGACATCCGGGTCAACCTCTCCGTCATGGGCGGCCTGCTGGACGAGACCGAGGAGGAGGCCGAGGAGTCGCTCCGCTTCCTGGAGCGCAACCGCGAGAAGTTCGCCGTGGACGCCTTCGAACTCATGGTGGTCGAGCCGGGGACCCGGCTCCTTGCCGAGCCGGGGAGCTTCGGTGTGGCCCTCGACGGCTCCGCCGCGTTCGCCGACAACCGCGAACTCAACTACCTGGGCGGCAGGGTGGGCAGGCGGCACACCGTCGTGGGCGGCCCCGGGCGCCCCGCCATGCTCAGGCGGCTCCAGCACGGCATGCGCCGGATCTCCGCGGCGGGAGCCGGACCCGCCGAAGCCCCGGCGCGGCCGGCGGCGCTGCGCCCGCACCCATGGATCCGGTGCGCTCCGCCGGGACTCGCCCCGCGCGGCGGCTCCTTCCTGCTGGCCGATCCCGTACGGGACCAGGTGTACGCGCTGCCGAAGGACCACGTGGCCCGAAGTGCCGCGCCGGGCGGGCTCCTGGCCGCGACCAGCGCGCGGGGCCGCTCCCTGCTCGGCA
- a CDS encoding cytochrome P450, with protein sequence MTEQITTLSNKTVSNPAEYGALRDQGSFFRAAIEGLESPVWFVAGFDDAKEILHDPRFIRDQSKLPGAEGPSLTDEMLEQVGMPREYFKYFGLLGLSDGEEHTRMRNVVARAFTARRVNALRAGLEKNAADTYAALAAKKEGDLVAELGYPFTAAAICELMGVEEADQPKLMGWIMEFVSYDTERLVSAIGSIIEYYKELIARRRAEPTDDLISELTKPGGPDQDLLTDDTIIAIFLLLTSTGIAPPAHFLAQAILALLTNPEELAKLRAEPKLLARRAVPELIRFATSVPTGGPLYAAESFEFRGCPVRTGDAVIPSLLGVNHDPRQFKDPLKLDVARDMGPGVGHLSFGSGSHYCTGAALAQLETEIVINTFLIQNQGMELAVKPEELQYFDVPGKGTALGSLPVRF encoded by the coding sequence GTGACGGAGCAGATCACCACCCTGAGCAACAAGACCGTGAGCAACCCAGCGGAGTACGGGGCCCTGCGCGACCAGGGTTCCTTCTTCCGGGCCGCCATCGAGGGCCTGGAGTCCCCGGTCTGGTTCGTCGCCGGTTTCGACGACGCCAAGGAGATCCTCCACGACCCGCGTTTCATCCGTGACCAGTCGAAGCTGCCGGGCGCGGAGGGGCCGAGCCTCACCGACGAGATGCTCGAGCAGGTGGGCATGCCGCGGGAGTACTTCAAGTACTTCGGTCTCCTCGGTCTGTCCGACGGCGAGGAGCACACCCGGATGCGCAACGTCGTCGCGCGCGCCTTCACGGCCCGCCGCGTCAACGCGCTGCGGGCGGGTCTGGAGAAGAACGCGGCGGACACCTACGCGGCCCTGGCCGCGAAGAAGGAGGGCGACCTCGTCGCGGAGCTCGGCTACCCGTTCACCGCGGCCGCCATCTGCGAGCTCATGGGCGTCGAGGAGGCCGACCAGCCGAAGCTCATGGGCTGGATCATGGAGTTCGTGTCGTACGACACGGAGCGCCTGGTCTCTGCCATCGGCAGCATTATCGAGTACTACAAGGAGCTCATCGCACGCCGTCGCGCCGAGCCGACCGACGACCTCATCTCCGAGCTGACCAAGCCCGGGGGACCGGACCAGGATCTGCTGACCGATGACACCATCATCGCCATCTTCCTGCTCCTGACGAGCACGGGCATCGCGCCGCCCGCGCACTTCCTCGCGCAGGCGATCCTCGCGCTGCTGACGAACCCGGAGGAGCTGGCGAAGCTGCGTGCCGAGCCGAAGCTGCTCGCGCGGCGTGCCGTGCCGGAGCTGATCCGCTTCGCCACGTCCGTGCCGACCGGCGGTCCGCTCTACGCCGCCGAGAGCTTCGAGTTCCGCGGCTGCCCGGTCAGGACCGGTGACGCGGTGATTCCCTCGCTGCTCGGTGTCAACCACGACCCGCGGCAGTTCAAGGACCCGCTCAAGCTGGACGTCGCCCGTGACATGGGTCCCGGCGTCGGCCACCTCTCGTTCGGCAGTGGCTCGCACTACTGCACCGGCGCGGCACTGGCCCAGCTGGAGACGGAGATCGTCATCAACACGTTCCTGATCCAGAACCAGGGCATGGAGCTCGCGGTCAAGCCCGAGGAGCTCCAGTACTTCGACGTCCCCGGTAAGGGCACCGCTCTCGGCTCCCTCCCGGTGCGCTTCTGA